A DNA window from Pseudarthrobacter sp. W1I19 contains the following coding sequences:
- the adhP gene encoding alcohol dehydrogenase AdhP: MTTTMQAAVVNEFGTDLQIQDLPIPTPGPGEALVKVLTTGVCHTDLHAAEGDWPVKPSPPFVPGHEGVGEVVALGDGVTDLAVGDMVGNAWLWSACGDCQYCRTGWETLCEAQKNGGYSVDGSFGEYMLVDTRFAARIPAGSDPVEVAPVLCAGVTVYKGLKMTEAKPGQWVTISGIGGLGHIAVQYAVAMGLRVAAVDIADDKLALAKAHGAELTVNALHEDPVEVIQRETGGCHGVLVTAVHPSAFGQAIGMARRGGTIVFNGLPPGDFPAPIFEIVLKGLTVRGSIVGTRQDLEEALDFYAQGKIHPTVSVRELAEVNAVFDEMKHAKIDGRVVLRF, translated from the coding sequence ATGACGACGACAATGCAAGCAGCAGTAGTAAACGAATTCGGCACCGACCTTCAGATCCAGGACCTCCCCATCCCGACGCCCGGACCCGGGGAGGCCCTGGTCAAGGTGCTCACCACGGGTGTTTGCCATACGGATCTGCACGCCGCCGAAGGCGACTGGCCGGTCAAGCCCTCGCCGCCCTTTGTTCCCGGGCATGAGGGAGTAGGTGAAGTGGTGGCACTCGGGGACGGCGTCACCGACCTTGCGGTCGGGGACATGGTGGGCAACGCCTGGCTGTGGTCCGCCTGCGGTGACTGCCAATACTGCCGCACCGGCTGGGAAACGCTCTGCGAGGCGCAGAAGAACGGCGGCTACAGCGTGGACGGGTCCTTCGGCGAATATATGCTCGTCGATACCCGCTTCGCCGCCCGGATACCGGCGGGATCCGACCCCGTCGAGGTGGCACCGGTGCTCTGCGCCGGTGTCACCGTCTACAAGGGCCTGAAGATGACCGAAGCCAAGCCGGGTCAGTGGGTGACCATCTCCGGCATCGGCGGGCTGGGGCATATCGCCGTACAGTATGCCGTCGCTATGGGCCTGCGGGTTGCTGCCGTGGACATCGCGGACGATAAGCTCGCCCTCGCCAAGGCACACGGGGCCGAACTGACGGTCAACGCTTTGCACGAAGACCCCGTGGAAGTGATCCAGCGTGAAACCGGAGGTTGCCATGGAGTCCTGGTCACTGCAGTGCACCCGTCAGCATTCGGGCAGGCCATTGGAATGGCCCGCCGCGGCGGCACGATTGTGTTCAACGGGCTGCCACCGGGGGACTTCCCGGCGCCGATCTTCGAGATTGTGCTCAAGGGCCTGACGGTCCGCGGCTCGATCGTGGGAACCCGGCAGGACTTGGAGGAGGCCCTGGACTTTTACGCCCAGGGCAAGATTCATCCCACGGTCTCCGTCCGGGAACTCGCCGAGGTCAACGCGGTTTTTGACGAGATGAAACACGCCAAAATCGACGGCCGCGTGGTCCTGAGGTTCTGA
- a CDS encoding aldehyde dehydrogenase family protein, producing MTVYAQPGTEGSKVTFKDRYENWIGGEWVAPVKGQYFENITPVTGKAFCEVARGTAEDIDLALDAAHKVAPSWGKTSVAERAAILNKIADRIDENLEMLAVAESWDNGKPIRETLNADIPLAADHFRYFASAVRAQEGRLSQLDDDTTAYHFHEPLGVVGQIIPWNFPILMAVWKLAPALAAGNAVVLKPAEQTPSSILVLVELIGNLLPAGVLNIVNGFGVEAGKPLASSPRIRKIAFTGETTTGRLISQYASQNLIPVTLELGGKSPNIFFNDVAQDNDAFYDKAQEGFALFAFNQGEVCTCPSRALVQEDIYESFMADAVARVEKMVQGNPLDTETQVGAQASNDQLEKILSYIDIGKQEGAKVLTGGSRAELPGDLAGGYYVQPTVFEGHNKMRIFQEEIFGPVVAVTKFSDYNDAMGLANDTLYGLGAGVWSRNGNIAYRAGREIQAGRVWVNNYHAYPAGAAFGGYKSSGIGRENHAMMLDHYQQTKNLLVSYNENKLGFF from the coding sequence ATGACTGTTTACGCCCAGCCCGGTACCGAGGGTTCGAAGGTCACCTTCAAGGATCGCTACGAGAACTGGATCGGCGGCGAATGGGTGGCCCCGGTCAAGGGCCAGTACTTCGAAAACATCACGCCCGTCACCGGCAAGGCCTTCTGCGAGGTTGCCCGCGGGACTGCAGAAGACATCGACCTGGCGCTGGACGCGGCCCATAAGGTTGCACCGTCCTGGGGCAAGACGTCGGTTGCCGAGCGCGCCGCCATCCTGAACAAGATCGCCGACCGGATCGACGAGAACCTGGAAATGCTCGCCGTCGCCGAATCGTGGGACAACGGCAAGCCCATCCGGGAAACCCTCAACGCCGACATCCCGCTGGCCGCCGACCACTTCCGCTACTTCGCCTCCGCCGTCCGTGCCCAGGAGGGCCGGCTCTCCCAGCTCGACGACGACACCACCGCCTACCACTTCCACGAGCCGCTCGGCGTCGTCGGCCAGATCATTCCCTGGAACTTCCCCATCCTGATGGCCGTCTGGAAGCTTGCGCCGGCGCTCGCCGCCGGCAATGCCGTGGTGCTCAAGCCGGCCGAGCAGACGCCGAGCTCCATCCTGGTCCTCGTGGAACTCATCGGCAACCTGCTGCCCGCAGGCGTGCTGAACATCGTCAACGGCTTCGGCGTGGAGGCCGGCAAGCCACTGGCATCCAGCCCCCGGATCCGCAAGATCGCCTTCACCGGCGAGACCACCACCGGCCGACTGATCAGCCAGTACGCCAGCCAGAACCTCATCCCCGTCACGCTGGAACTGGGCGGCAAGAGCCCGAACATCTTCTTCAACGATGTAGCCCAGGACAACGACGCGTTCTACGACAAAGCACAGGAAGGCTTCGCGCTGTTCGCCTTCAACCAGGGCGAAGTCTGCACCTGCCCGTCCCGCGCCCTGGTCCAGGAGGACATCTACGAATCCTTTATGGCCGACGCCGTGGCACGGGTGGAGAAAATGGTGCAGGGCAACCCCCTGGACACCGAAACCCAGGTGGGCGCCCAGGCCTCCAATGACCAGCTCGAGAAAATCCTCTCGTACATCGACATCGGCAAGCAGGAAGGTGCCAAGGTCCTCACCGGCGGCAGCCGGGCCGAACTGCCCGGCGACCTGGCCGGCGGCTACTACGTCCAGCCCACTGTCTTTGAGGGCCACAACAAGATGCGGATTTTCCAGGAGGAGATCTTCGGCCCGGTGGTGGCAGTCACGAAGTTCAGCGACTACAACGACGCCATGGGCCTGGCCAACGACACCCTGTACGGCCTCGGCGCCGGCGTCTGGTCCCGCAACGGCAACATCGCCTACCGCGCCGGCCGCGAAATCCAGGCCGGCCGCGTCTGGGTCAACAACTACCACGCCTACCCGGCGGGCGCCGCGTTCGGCGGCTACAAGTCCTCGGGCATCGGGCGCGAGAACCACGCCATGATGCTGGACCACTACCAGCAGACCAAGAACCTGCTGGTCAGCTACAACGAAAACAAGCTCGGCTTCTTCTAA
- a CDS encoding DUF779 domain-containing protein yields the protein MTADSIDAAVTLPGEDFSRVALTPAAAELLRLLWVRHGPLMFHQSGGCCDGSSPMCYPAGDFLTGDSDVLLGIFDVSEGLEPQPLEFWMSREQFNYWNHTHLTVDVVPGRGSGFSVEAPEGKRFLMRSALMDWPA from the coding sequence ATGACCGCGGACAGCATCGATGCTGCAGTGACGCTGCCCGGGGAGGATTTCTCCCGGGTGGCGCTCACGCCGGCCGCCGCGGAGTTGCTGCGCTTGCTGTGGGTCCGGCACGGGCCGCTCATGTTCCACCAGTCCGGCGGGTGCTGCGACGGATCCTCGCCCATGTGCTACCCGGCCGGAGACTTCCTGACCGGGGACTCGGATGTGCTGCTGGGCATATTTGATGTGTCCGAGGGGCTGGAGCCGCAGCCGCTGGAGTTCTGGATGTCCCGGGAGCAGTTCAACTACTGGAACCACACGCACCTGACCGTTGACGTGGTGCCGGGGCGGGGCAGCGGATTCTCCGTGGAAGCGCCGGAAGGCAAGCGGTTCCTGATGCGGTCCGCACTGATGGATTGGCCGGCCTAG
- a CDS encoding helix-turn-helix domain-containing protein → MKNLIQPEPLQRGALAAHELLDAGSLQDAQSGLRSLIRESWQRSAGFKADPDNPAAPLAMDRDELEDYRSQHPLAAIMPVISKLLVQPSHDSGLLVAVGDEVGRLLWVEGDPALQRRAEGMMFVAGADWSEATVGTSAPGTALALGRGIQIAGAEHYQRAVHPWSCTAVPFHDPDSGAVLGVVDITGTATAVAPHTLSLVEATVAAAQAQLRVERLQLAAELAKRPARRRATASASRAPGQGVKEGSLYRNSLQLLGRDQALLSLEGKTIVLSARHSEILALLSTHPDGLSAEELGVLLYPGEGSTITLRAEMVRLRKVLQQLSPDAVPGSRPYRLPVDVVPDSGQVLSCLQRGAHRIALEIYRGAVLPRSEAPGVVELRDKVSLLLREAVLTDGSAESLLKYAELPEARDDVGVRRAALRLLPARSPKRAAVVADLERLEAELG, encoded by the coding sequence ATGAAGAACCTGATCCAGCCGGAACCGCTTCAGCGCGGCGCCCTTGCCGCCCACGAGCTGCTCGACGCCGGCTCCCTCCAGGATGCCCAGAGCGGACTGCGCAGCCTGATCCGCGAGTCGTGGCAGCGTTCCGCCGGATTCAAGGCGGACCCGGACAACCCTGCCGCCCCGCTGGCCATGGACCGGGATGAGCTCGAGGATTACCGCAGCCAGCATCCCCTGGCCGCCATCATGCCGGTCATCAGCAAACTCCTGGTCCAGCCCAGCCACGACAGTGGACTGCTGGTGGCGGTGGGGGATGAAGTGGGCCGGCTGCTCTGGGTGGAAGGGGACCCGGCGTTGCAGCGCAGGGCAGAGGGCATGATGTTTGTTGCCGGCGCCGACTGGTCCGAGGCCACAGTGGGCACCAGCGCACCCGGAACCGCCCTTGCCCTGGGCCGTGGCATCCAGATCGCCGGCGCTGAGCATTACCAGCGGGCGGTACATCCCTGGAGCTGCACCGCGGTGCCCTTTCATGACCCCGATTCCGGTGCCGTCCTCGGCGTCGTGGACATCACGGGCACGGCCACGGCGGTGGCGCCGCATACCCTGTCGCTGGTGGAGGCAACTGTAGCGGCCGCCCAGGCACAGTTGCGGGTGGAGCGCCTTCAGCTTGCCGCGGAGCTTGCGAAGAGGCCGGCACGACGCCGGGCCACGGCTTCTGCGTCCCGCGCACCGGGGCAGGGGGTCAAGGAAGGCAGCCTGTACCGGAACAGCCTGCAGCTGCTGGGCCGCGACCAGGCACTGCTCAGCCTGGAAGGAAAAACCATTGTTCTTTCCGCCCGGCACAGCGAAATCCTGGCGCTGCTCAGCACCCACCCCGACGGGCTTTCTGCTGAGGAACTGGGCGTCCTGCTGTATCCCGGTGAGGGTTCCACCATCACCCTGAGGGCCGAAATGGTGCGCCTGCGCAAAGTCCTCCAGCAACTGAGTCCCGATGCCGTTCCTGGTTCCCGGCCCTATCGACTTCCGGTGGATGTGGTGCCGGACAGCGGCCAGGTGCTGAGCTGCCTGCAGCGCGGCGCGCACCGCATCGCCCTGGAAATCTACCGCGGCGCTGTCCTGCCCCGGTCCGAGGCGCCTGGTGTCGTGGAGCTGCGGGACAAGGTCTCGTTACTCCTGCGAGAGGCGGTCCTCACGGACGGCAGCGCTGAGTCGCTGCTCAAGTACGCCGAACTTCCCGAGGCAAGGGACGACGTCGGGGTCCGCCGCGCCGCCCTGCGCCTCCTGCCCGCCCGCTCACCCAAGCGGGCCGCCGTCGTCGCGGACCTGGAACGGCTGGAAGCCGAACTGGGCTAA